Proteins encoded within one genomic window of Hevea brasiliensis isolate MT/VB/25A 57/8 chromosome 8, ASM3005281v1, whole genome shotgun sequence:
- the LOC131182453 gene encoding NAC transcription factor 32-like — protein sequence MEVTQPQSNASVTATRQPRTDPINDNNRKNFIDIDYFNSFPPGYRFRPLDGELVVHYLKKKIANQPLPPNKIMEVKLYEYNPEKLAEEYWQCGETEWYFFTPRDKRYPNGSRPKRDAGGGYWKATGGDKAVKYKGAVVGYRKALVFYMGKPPNGTKTNWIMHEYRVSDAPPRIKTSADDMRLDNVVLCKIYKRDAKDNLRSRLSNEEQSAELDDQTADVVRDVDKNSDPPAYTNALNDNKQIVSIPIQENPSAFYEDPPYVPINDHDHHQAMLEAANYQRAMFAAANYGSYRTYATGMAPPMPEPVQIHPTEDIQIHPTEDIQIQPTEDIVSKYLNENSCEFELSLSPDDWDIISNCLL from the exons ATGGAGGTGACACAGCCGCAGTCCAATGCTTCTGTTACCGCTACTCGTCAACCTCGAACAGACCCCATCAATGACAACAACAGAAAGAACTTcattgatattgattattttaattCTTTTCCACCCGGGTATAGGTTTCGCCCTTTGGACGGAGAGCTTGTCGTTCATTACTTGAAAAAAAAGATAGCCAATCAACCCTTGCCTCCAAACAAGATCATGGAGGTTAAACTTTATGAGTACAATCCCGAGAAGCTTGCAG AGGAGTATTGGCAATGTGGGGAGACAGAATGGTACTTTTTTACACCAAGGGACAAGAGATATCCAAATGGAAGTAGACCAAAACGAGATGCCGGTGGTGGATACTGGAAGGCAACTGGAGGGGATAAAGCTGTTAAATATAAGGGTGCTGTGGTTGGATATAGGAAGGCACTTGTTTTCTACATGGGAAAGCCTCCAAATGGTACAAAGACTAACTGGATTATGCATGAATATAGGGTCAGTGATGCCCCTCCAAGAATCAAAACAAGTGCCGATGATATGAgg TTGGATAATGTGGTTTTATGCAAGATATATAAGAGGGATGcgaaagacaatttgagaagtcgACTTTCAAATGAGGAACAATCTGCAGAGTTAGATGATCAAACTGCTGATGTTGTTAGGGATGTTGACAAAAATAGCGATCCTCCAGCCTACACAAACGCCCTTAATGACAATAAGCAAATTGTTTCAATCCCAATCCAAGAGAATCCAAGTGCATTTTATGAAGATCCTCCTTATGTTCCAATCAACGATCATGATCATCACCAAGCAATGTTAGAAGCTGCCAATTATCAACGAGCAATGTTTGCAGCTGCCAACTATGGATCTTATCGAACTTATGCTACTGGTATGGCACCACCAATGCCTGAACCTGTTCAGATACATCCCACAGAGGACATCCAGATACATCCCACAGAGGACATCCAGATACAACCCACAGAGGACATCGTATCTAAATATCTGAATGAGAATTCTTGTGAGTTCGAGCTATCACTATCACCGGATGATTGGGATATTATTTCCAATTGTCTACTATAG